GGAACTGGTTGATGACGATTATACTGAACTGATTCAAAGGAAATTAAGGCCAACCCAGTCAGAGCTTGGAGAAATCGACAGAGCAGCACTGCAGGAATCTCTAAGAGGGCTTAATTTCAAATATGAAAACTTCGAAAAGCACACCTGTCTTGTTGAAAACGATGACGAACCTCCCCACAGCTTAAATGAAGAGGCTTTAGACATCTGCATTACCATTGCATGCCTGATGAACATGCATATTGTAGATGAGTTCCATACAATGAGAAAACAGGTTATTGACGGAAGTAACACCGGAGGATTTCAAAGAACTGGAATGGTTGCAACCGACGGATACCTTGACACCCCTTACGGAAGGGTTGTAATCGAAAGTCTTGGGCTTGAAGAGGACGCTGCAAGAAGAATCGAAACCAAGGACGGATTTACCGAATTCAGACTTGACAGGTTAGGTATTCCTTTGGCTGAAATCACTACTGACCCTTCAATGCATGACCCTGCACAGGTAAGGGAAGTCGCATATATGCTCGGCCAGATTTTAAGAAGCACCAACGTAAAAAGGGGTCTCGGTACAATCAGGCAAGACTTGAACATTTCCATTGCCGAAGGGGCACGTGTTGAAATCAAGGGTGTTCAGGATCTTGACTTGATGAGTGAAATCGTTGAAAGGGAAGTGCAAAGGCAACTTGTATTAATTGACATTAAAAAGGAGCTTAACGCAAGAAATGCTGAAGTTTTAGATGAGATTCACACTTTGGATGAGCTATTTGAAGATACCGAATCCAAGATCTTAAAGTCCGCCGAAACGATTAAGGCCGTAGTGCTTAAAGGCTTTGACGGATTGATTGGCCGTGAAGTGCAGCCTGGAAGAAGGTTCGGTACTGAAATTGCAAGCTATGCCAAAAAACGTGGAGTTTCAGGCATTTTCCATTCAGACGAATTGCCTGCTTACGGAATAACCCAAGAGGAAGTTGATAAAGTAAATGAACATTTATCAATAGGCGAAGATGACGCATTCATCATTGTAGCTCACGACGAGGACATTGCCGTTTCAGCTTTAGAAGAAGTTAAAAGAAGAGCCGAACTGGGTCTTGACGGAGTTGTTGAGGAAACCCGTAAGGCTTTGGATGACGGCAACACCGAATACATGAGACCTCTTCCAACCGCAAACAGGATGTATCTTGAAACGGACATTCCGCTCTTTAAGATTACTGATGAGAGAATCGAGCCTATTGCAAACAACTTGCCGGAACTTCCGGATGTCAAGCAGGCCAGAATCATCGAAGAGTATAAGTTAAGCGAAGATTTGGCTACACAGCTTGTCAAAAGGCAGGAAGCAAATACCTTTGAAGCAATTTTGGCTGACGTTGACGTTGACGCAACACCTGTAGCATCACTTCTTGCATATGATTTACGTGAAATCAAAAGGGAAGGCCATGACGTTAATGTATTGACCCTGGATCATTACAAAGGAATCTTTACCCTTTTAGCTGAAGGAAAGATTGCAAAAGACAGCGTTCGCAAACTTGCAGTCGAGACTATTAAAGCTCCAGACACAGACATTGCAGAAATCGCCGAGAAAAGCAACTTAATCATGATGAGCGAAGATGACGTGGCTAAAATCATTGCAGACATTGTGGCTCAAAATGAAGGAATGGTTAAGGAACGTCAGATGGGCGCAATGGGGCCTTTAATGGGAATGTGTATGAAGCAGCTTAAAGGCAAAGCCGACGGCGGTCTGGTCAACAAAATCGTTCGTGAAGAAATTCAGAAATTAATTTAAGGAAATCTCATCTGAGATTTTCCAAAATCTTTTTTTATTAAAATTTAGGAATACCTAAAAAAATGGAAAGCTTTATATATTATTAATTCCAACATTATAACTAGTGATGTAAAAGTTTAGGCGAACCTAAAACACATTGCTATTATACATTATTATCCAAAAACTCTCAAAAAATTAAATTAGTTTTCACAATTTTCTAATTTAAAAATTTGGAAAAATTTATCTGCCAAAAGATTTTCCAAAACACAAGGTGTTTAATTGTGCGATAAACACCTTAACCTCTCTTTTTAAAAAATTAAAAAAAATAATGAATCTAGAGATTCATCTTAAATTTAAATCTGTATTCCTGATTTATTATTTCAAATCCTTCAAAAGTACCGTTCAATACTTCTGCAACTTTCTGCAAATCTTCAGCAGTTATTTTCTTACCGTTGTTGATTGATGAGAAAAATGTGATTTCATCATCAGTTATGAGATAATTCAAAAGTTTATTATCTTCCTTTTGGTATTTTTCAACAATTGCTTCGATTTGATCTTCAACATTTTTGTCTAAATTTGTCATTTGAAAACCTCCTTTAAAGAGTACATTAACTATTAACATAAGAAGTATATATACTTTAATTAAAAGATATTTCATAACGATTAAATCAATACAGTTCAATTCATTTTAAAAAACTAAACTAAAAATCATACATGCCTATTTATACAAAAAAATAACTTTAACATCAATTTATGTTAAAATAATCAAAAATCATAATTCAAAAATTGAATAAAGTAAAATTATTAATAATATATTTTTACATTTCAATAGAAAGACTTATTAATTTATTTTTAGATAATATTTCATAAGGAGGTGAATAAAATAAAGAAAGGCCTAATCATATTGGTTTTATTAATCTTTTTAATGATTCCATATGTTTCAGCGGAAAACGTGACGATTGACAATACGATGTCAATACAGGATACTGTAAATAACGTAAACGATAATGACGTTATTTTCCTAATGCCCGGAACATATGTCGAATCAGGGATTGAAATTGATAAAAACATAACTTTACAGGGATTGGGAAATACCAGTGATGTTATTATTGACAGCAATCATACAAATAGCATCATTCTAGTCAATTCAGTTTCCAAAGTTAAATTCTTCAATCTTACATTCATCAACGGAAAAGGTCCAGATTACGGTGGAGCAATCCATTCAGAACTGGGCGGACAGATATACGTCGACCATTGTGATTTCATCAACAATACTGCAGGACACAACGGAGGAGCTATTGACATTGCAGGCGAACAGCATAGGATAAAATGGGAAACCTTTACCAATTACGGATTCCTGAACGCTACAAACTGTAATTTTATCAATAACTCAGCAGGGCATGATGGAGGAGCACTCGCCACATACTGGGGAAACTCATACATCTACAATTCAACGTTCAGGCTTAATTACGCAGAACGTGACGGAGGAGCCCTGCGTGTGGGCGTCTATTCCACAACATTGACTGAAAACTGTACTTTTGACAACAATAATGCAAAAGAATGGGGTGGAGCTCTTTACAACTGGCCTGGACAGCTGACCGTTAACAACTGTACAATTTCCAATAATTATGCCGGAATTCAGGGCGGTGCAATGATAACATCCGGAGGGTTAAATGTAACCAACTCCAAGATTTTAAACAACACTGCCAAAAGAAAAGGCGGTGCAATCTTCATTGCCGAGGAAACTCCACATATTCCGTCTACGGTTATTTTCAGCAACAACATAATTAGCGGAAATACTGCAAAAGTCGGATCCCTGGTTTACGTTGATGAAACGACTGCAACTGGCACAAGCTTCGATGGAAACATCTGGGATATCGATCCGAACAGCGACGAATGGGAAAAGGCATTCATCACTAACGATTTGATTAAATCCCCGACCATATTCGTCGATGAAAACGGAAATACATATGTTGTAACTCCAAAGGAAAAACCTTCAAATCCTGATGACACTCCTCATGTGCCTGATGAAAAGCCGAATCATCATCCGGAAACTCCTGAAATAACAAATCAGACAGAAACTCCGGAAAATACAAATCAAAGTGATGATGTTGTTGAAAACAATACCAACAAGGAGTTACA
This genomic interval from Methanobrevibacter millerae contains the following:
- the gatE gene encoding Glu-tRNA(Gln) amidotransferase subunit GatE, translating into MDYNELGLKMGLEIHQQLNSEHKLFCPCKTELVDDDYTELIQRKLRPTQSELGEIDRAALQESLRGLNFKYENFEKHTCLVENDDEPPHSLNEEALDICITIACLMNMHIVDEFHTMRKQVIDGSNTGGFQRTGMVATDGYLDTPYGRVVIESLGLEEDAARRIETKDGFTEFRLDRLGIPLAEITTDPSMHDPAQVREVAYMLGQILRSTNVKRGLGTIRQDLNISIAEGARVEIKGVQDLDLMSEIVEREVQRQLVLIDIKKELNARNAEVLDEIHTLDELFEDTESKILKSAETIKAVVLKGFDGLIGREVQPGRRFGTEIASYAKKRGVSGIFHSDELPAYGITQEEVDKVNEHLSIGEDDAFIIVAHDEDIAVSALEEVKRRAELGLDGVVEETRKALDDGNTEYMRPLPTANRMYLETDIPLFKITDERIEPIANNLPELPDVKQARIIEEYKLSEDLATQLVKRQEANTFEAILADVDVDATPVASLLAYDLREIKREGHDVNVLTLDHYKGIFTLLAEGKIAKDSVRKLAVETIKAPDTDIAEIAEKSNLIMMSEDDVAKIIADIVAQNEGMVKERQMGAMGPLMGMCMKQLKGKADGGLVNKIVREEIQKLI